A window from Theobroma cacao cultivar B97-61/B2 chromosome 3, Criollo_cocoa_genome_V2, whole genome shotgun sequence encodes these proteins:
- the LOC18604030 gene encoding plant intracellular Ras-group-related LRR protein 9: MGGNVIITPKQRITSKTPLHSERSVILQKGFSICQIPTPFFALEMDPNPKSYPLLSYVMSRLPSIGPSKLASAPDSDPGFDLEQPPPVPNPSSPSSSTNPPQIVDQMPYLSHPNVLASMAHSVSDVAQTRSVLQTLGPRPDHEVVDMARSKLGEIEAGLSKSLEELVLSPRPVDVDRLEWRSHLADKEQQIRQQAEKEKSIYKSILQLDEMHEAYGKLLREAEDRLVKIYEKAGKVAENTEVVEEVNAEVVGVLEEAQGRGLERVDLSGKKLRFLPEAFGKISGLVLLNLSSNQLVVIPDSIAGLEKLEELNLSSNLLESLPDSIGLLQNLKILDVSGNKLNALPDTICHCRSLIELDVSFNSLSHLPTNLGNELGNLLRLSFHLNKIRSLPTSVGEMRSLRFLDAHFNELCGLPDEIGRLTNLEILNLSSNFTDLRELPDTIGELTNLKELDLSNNQIQALPDTFGRLDKLTKLNLEQNPIVIPPLEIVNQGVDAVKTFMAKRWLDILVEEERKCMQEVNEQAQTGWLTRSTSWLKNYASVVSERVSSYLGAAEGSRRDPYLDEPR; the protein is encoded by the exons ATGGGGGGTAATGTTATCATAACGCCAAAGCAGAGGATCACTTCGAAAACTCCGCTGCACTCTGAAAGGAGTGTAATTTTGCAGAAAGGCTTTTCCATTTGCCAAATTCCCACCCCATTCTTCGCCCTAGAAATGGATCCGAACCCGAAAAGCTACCCGCTCCTCTCCTACGTCATGTCTCGCCTCCCTTCCATTGGACCCTCCAAACTCGCTTCCGCACCGGACTCCGATCCCGGCTTCGACCTCGAACAACCACCGCCAGTGCCTAACCCCTCCTCCCCATCCTCGTCCACCAACCCGCCACAAATCGTGGACCAAATGCCCTACTTATCCCATCCCAATGTCCTCGCCTCCATGGCTCATTCCGTCTCCGACGTAGCCCAAACCCGCTCCGTGCTCCAAACCTTGGGCCCACGACCTGACCACGAGGTCGTCGACATGGCCCGGTCCAAACTCGGCGAGATCGAGGCCGGCCTCTCCAAATCCCTGGAAGAACTCGTCCTTTCTCCTCGACCCGTCGACGTGGATCGACTCGAGTGGCGGTCCCATTTGGCCGACAAGGAGCAACAGATTCGGCAACAAGCTGAGAAAGAGAAGTCTATTTACAAATCGATTTTGCAGTTGGACGAAATGCACGAGGCGTACGGGAAGCTTCTGAGGGAAGCGGAGGATAGGCTGGTTAAGATTTATGAGAAGGCGGGAAAAGTGGCGGAAAATACGGAGGTGGTTGAGGAGGTAAATGCAGAGGTTGTTGGGGTACTTGAGGAAGCGCAAGGGAGAGGATTGGAAAGAGTGGATTTGTCTGGAAAGAAACTCAGGTTTTTGCCGGAAGCCTTTGGGAAGATTAGCGGCTTGGTTTTGCTTAATCTTTCCAGTAATCAGCTTGTG GTTATCCCTGACTCAATTGCTGGATTAGAAAAACTTGAGGAACTGAACCTTTCTTCGAATCTTCTGGAATCACTGCCAGACTCGATTGGGTTGCTCCAGAACTTAAAAATCTTGGATGTCTCTGGAAATAAACTGAATGCCTTACCTGACACCATTTGTCATTGCAG GTCTTTGATAGAGTTGGATGTGAGCTTCAACTCCCTGTCACACTTGCCAACTAATCTTGGGAATGAATTAGGAAATCTGCTAAggctttcatttcatttgaaCAAGATCCGTTCCCTGCCCACTTCTGTTGGTGAGATGAGGTCTTTGCGTTTTCTGGATGCTCACTTCAATGAACTTTGTGGCCTTCCGGATGAAATTGGGAGATTGACAAATCTTGAGATCCTCAATCTGAGCAGTAATTTCACTGACTTGAGGGAACTTCCAGACACAATTGGTGAATTGACAAACCTTAAAGAGCTTGATCTCAGTAACAACCAAATTCAAGCTCTTCCTGATACATTTGGTCGGCTTGACAAGCTGACTAAACTCAACCTGGAGCAAAATCCCATTGTCATTCCACCTTTGGAAATAGTAAACCAAGGGGTTGACGCTGTCAAGACTTTCATGGCTAAAAGGTGGCTTGACATACTTGtggaggaagaaagaaagtgtATGCAAGAAGTAAATGAACAGGCACAGACTGGGTGGTTGACACGCAGTACCTCTTGGTTGAAGAACTATGCTTCAGTTGTTAGTGAGAGAGTTTCAAGTTACCTTGGAGCTGCTGAAGGATCTCGTAGGGACCCTTATCTTGATGAGCCGCGATGA
- the LOC18604029 gene encoding protein MAK16 homolog, with amino-acid sequence MQHDEVIWQVIRHKHCSFMSKISTGIFCRNPYNVTGICNRSSCPLANSRYATIRDHDGVFYLYMKTIERAHKPNDLWERVKLPRNYEKALEVIDKHLMYWPKLLVHKIKQRLTKMTQMRIRMRKLALKTREKIMTTPRKEKKREARREEKAEKAAVLDKTIEKELLARLENGIYDGIYNLPFNKFIETLDTDELQAEDENEEESEVEYVEGNFELEEEDDIEDMGMKNDHISNDEVADDDDEEEEVNAVKVRRRSKSEKDEPGKKLKKKPRIHVEVEHENGAERQKATF; translated from the exons ATGCAGCACGACGAGGTGATATGGCAAGTCATCAGGCACAAGCACTGCAGTTTCATGTCCAA GATCTCGACTGGGATCTTCTGTAGAAACCCTTATAACGTCACTGGGATTTGCAATCGTAGTTCCTGCCCTCTTGCTAATAGTCGCTATGCCACTATCCGTGACCACGATG GggtcttttatttatatatgaagACTATCGAAAGAGCTCATAAACCCAATGATTTATGGGAAAGAGTAAAATTGCCCCGAAATTATGAGAAGGCACTTGAAGTTATTGACAAGCATCTG ATGTATTGGCCGAAGCTCCTTGTGCACAAAATAAAGCAGCGTCTCACAAAAATGACACAGATGCGCATCCGCATGAGGAAACTTGCCTTGAAAACAAG GGAGAAGATAATGACTACACCcagaaaggagaagaagagagaGGCTAGAAGGGAAGAAAAGGCTGAAAAAGCTGCAGTCTTGGATAAG ACAATTGAGAAAGAGTTGCTTGCACGGCTCGAAAATGGAATTTATGATGGAATATACAACCTTCCCTTCAATAAATTTATTGAAACTCTTGATACAGATGAACTGCAGGCTGAGGATGAAAATGAAGAG GAATCTGAAGTTGAGTATGTTGAGGGAAACTTTGAACTTGAAGAGGAAGATGATATAGAAGATATGGGTATGAAGAATGATCACATCAGTAATG ATGAGGtggctgatgatgatgatgaagaagaagaagtaaaTGCAGTTAAAGTGCGAAGAAGGTCCAAGTCTGAGAAAGATGAACCTGGtaaaaagctgaaaaagaaaCCAAGGATCCATGTTGAG GTTGAACATGAAAATGGTGCTGAAAGGCAGAAAGCAACCTTTTGA
- the LOC18604031 gene encoding protein DETOXIFICATION 17 isoform X3 — protein sequence MEHEDSIGILESPLIPVSGKVPGEGVSLSKGSCNKAEITSELKKQMRLAGPLVVVSFLQYSLLMISVMFVGHLGELSLASASMATSFAGVTGFSFMLGMGSALETFCGQAYGARQYHMLGVHMQRAILVLTLVSVPISLIWAFTGQVFTILKQDTEISMRAGAALSSAISYWINVFILAIYIKFSPTCKKTWTGFSKDGRRNLVSFLKLGIPSALMVCLEFWSYEFLVLMSGLLPNPKLETSMMSVSLNISSVVYRIPFGFGSAVSVRVSNELGAGKPRAARLAVKIVMLLAVTEGLSLSIIAVALRGTLGYLYTNEEEVVRYLASVMPVLALSNFMDGIQGVLSGTARGCGWQKVGAYVNLGSYYLLGLPSAIILTFVFHFGGKGLWIGITCGSGLQAFLLLVIAMRTNWELEAGKARERVYGSSIPMDLPS from the exons ATGGAACACGAAGACTCCATAGGTATTCTTGAATCCCCTCTGATTCCAGTCTCTGGAAAGGTACCTGGAGAGGGTGTGAGTTTGAGTAAGGGAAGCTGCAACAAAGCTGAGATAACCTCAGAGCTAAAGAAGCAAATGAGGCTGGCTGGACCTCTAGTTGTGGTCAGTTTCTTGCAGTACAGTTTGCTGATGATATCGGTCATGTTTGTCGGCCATCTAGGGGAGCTCTCCCTTGCAAGTGCTTCAATGGCTACTTCATTTGCTGGGGTGACAGGGTTCAGTTTCATG CTTGGGATGGGAAGTGCACTGGAAACCTTCTGCGGGCAGGCCTATGGAGCAAGACAGTATCACATGCTTGGAGTTCACATGCAGAGAGCAATTCTTGTTCTTACACTTGTGAGCGTTCCCATATCCCTGATTTGGGCTTTCACAGGGCAAGTTTTCACCATTCTCAAGCAAGATACAGAAATTTCGATGCGTGCAG GCGCTGCCCTGTCGAGTGCTATCTCTTATTGGATCAATGTGTTTATTTTGGCCATCTACATCAAGTTTTCTCCCACATGCAAGAAAACCTGGACAGGTTTCTCCAAGGATGGCAGGAGAAACCTTGTCAGTTTTCTCAAGCTAGGCATACCATCAGCTCTTATGGTCTG CCTCGAATTTTGGTCCTACGAATTTTTAGTTCTCATGTCTGGTCTTCTTCCGAATCCAAAGCTAGAAACATCAATGATGTCTGTCAG CCTCAACATAAGTTCAGTAGTCTACAGGATCCCCTTTGGCTTTGGCAGTGCAGTAAG CGTAAGAGTTTCAAACGAACTCGGCGCTGGCAAACCACGAGCTGCACGCCTTGCAGTGAAGATTGTGATGTTGTTGGCAGTAACAGAAGGTCTGTCACTAAGCATAATTGCAGTTGCATTGAGGGGAACCTTGGGTTATCTGTACACCAATGAAGAAGAAGTTGTGAGATATCTGGCATCCGTGATGCCGGTGCTAGCTCTATCCAACTTCATGGACGGAATCCAGGGTGTTCTGTCAG GTACTGCTAGAGGGTGTGGTTGGCAAAAGGTTGGAGCTTATGTAAATCTAGGATCTTATTATCTTCTGGGGCTTCCTTCAGCTATCATCTTGACTTTTGTCTTTCACTTTGGAGGAAAA ggACTTTGGATTGGAATTACATGTGGGAGTGGTTTGCAAGCATTTCTGCTTCTAGTCATTGCCATGCGCACCAACTGGGAGCTAGAA GCGGGGAAGGCCAGGGAGAGAGTTTATGGTTCTAGCATCCCCATGGATTTGCCATCATGA
- the LOC18604031 gene encoding protein DETOXIFICATION 16 isoform X1, whose product MEHEDSIGILESPLIPVSGKVPGEGVSLSKGSCNKAEITSELKKQMRLAGPLVVVSFLQYSLLMISVMFVGHLGELSLASASMATSFAGVTGFSFMLGMGSALETFCGQAYGARQYHMLGVHMQRAILVLTLVSVPISLIWAFTGQVFTILKQDTEISMRAGVYARWMIPSILPYGLLQCQLRFLQTQNNVLPLMISTGITSLVHILVCWTLIFRLGFGNQGAALSSAISYWINVFILAIYIKFSPTCKKTWTGFSKDGRRNLVSFLKLGIPSALMVCLEFWSYEFLVLMSGLLPNPKLETSMMSVSLNISSVVYRIPFGFGSAVSVRVSNELGAGKPRAARLAVKIVMLLAVTEGLSLSIIAVALRGTLGYLYTNEEEVVRYLASVMPVLALSNFMDGIQGVLSGTARGCGWQKVGAYVNLGSYYLLGLPSAIILTFVFHFGGKGLWIGITCGSGLQAFLLLVIAMRTNWELEAGKARERVYGSSIPMDLPS is encoded by the exons ATGGAACACGAAGACTCCATAGGTATTCTTGAATCCCCTCTGATTCCAGTCTCTGGAAAGGTACCTGGAGAGGGTGTGAGTTTGAGTAAGGGAAGCTGCAACAAAGCTGAGATAACCTCAGAGCTAAAGAAGCAAATGAGGCTGGCTGGACCTCTAGTTGTGGTCAGTTTCTTGCAGTACAGTTTGCTGATGATATCGGTCATGTTTGTCGGCCATCTAGGGGAGCTCTCCCTTGCAAGTGCTTCAATGGCTACTTCATTTGCTGGGGTGACAGGGTTCAGTTTCATG CTTGGGATGGGAAGTGCACTGGAAACCTTCTGCGGGCAGGCCTATGGAGCAAGACAGTATCACATGCTTGGAGTTCACATGCAGAGAGCAATTCTTGTTCTTACACTTGTGAGCGTTCCCATATCCCTGATTTGGGCTTTCACAGGGCAAGTTTTCACCATTCTCAAGCAAGATACAGAAATTTCGATGCGTGCAGGTGTGTATGCTCGGTGGATGATTCCCAGcattcttccttatggccttCTGCAGTGCCAGCTGAGATTCTTGCAAACTCAGAATAATGTTCTTCCATTGATGATAAGTACAGGAATTACAAGTTTAGTTCATATCCTCGTTTGTTGGACACTGATTTTTCGACTTGGTTTTGGCAATCAAGGCGCTGCCCTGTCGAGTGCTATCTCTTATTGGATCAATGTGTTTATTTTGGCCATCTACATCAAGTTTTCTCCCACATGCAAGAAAACCTGGACAGGTTTCTCCAAGGATGGCAGGAGAAACCTTGTCAGTTTTCTCAAGCTAGGCATACCATCAGCTCTTATGGTCTG CCTCGAATTTTGGTCCTACGAATTTTTAGTTCTCATGTCTGGTCTTCTTCCGAATCCAAAGCTAGAAACATCAATGATGTCTGTCAG CCTCAACATAAGTTCAGTAGTCTACAGGATCCCCTTTGGCTTTGGCAGTGCAGTAAG CGTAAGAGTTTCAAACGAACTCGGCGCTGGCAAACCACGAGCTGCACGCCTTGCAGTGAAGATTGTGATGTTGTTGGCAGTAACAGAAGGTCTGTCACTAAGCATAATTGCAGTTGCATTGAGGGGAACCTTGGGTTATCTGTACACCAATGAAGAAGAAGTTGTGAGATATCTGGCATCCGTGATGCCGGTGCTAGCTCTATCCAACTTCATGGACGGAATCCAGGGTGTTCTGTCAG GTACTGCTAGAGGGTGTGGTTGGCAAAAGGTTGGAGCTTATGTAAATCTAGGATCTTATTATCTTCTGGGGCTTCCTTCAGCTATCATCTTGACTTTTGTCTTTCACTTTGGAGGAAAA ggACTTTGGATTGGAATTACATGTGGGAGTGGTTTGCAAGCATTTCTGCTTCTAGTCATTGCCATGCGCACCAACTGGGAGCTAGAA GCGGGGAAGGCCAGGGAGAGAGTTTATGGTTCTAGCATCCCCATGGATTTGCCATCATGA
- the LOC18604031 gene encoding protein DETOXIFICATION 16 isoform X2 yields MEHEDSIGILESPLIPVSGKVPGEGVSLSKGSCNKAEITSELKKQMRLAGPLVVVSFLQYSLLMISVMFVGHLGELSLASASMATSFAGVTGFSFMLGMGSALETFCGQAYGARQYHMLGVHMQRAILVLTLVSVPISLIWAFTGQVFTILKQDTEISMRAGVYARWMIPSILPYGLLQCQLRFLQTQNNVLPLMISTGITSLVHILVCWTLIFRLGFGNQGAALSSAISYWINVFILAIYIKFSPTCKKTWTGFSKDGRRNLVSFLKLGIPSALMVCLNISSVVYRIPFGFGSAVSVRVSNELGAGKPRAARLAVKIVMLLAVTEGLSLSIIAVALRGTLGYLYTNEEEVVRYLASVMPVLALSNFMDGIQGVLSGTARGCGWQKVGAYVNLGSYYLLGLPSAIILTFVFHFGGKGLWIGITCGSGLQAFLLLVIAMRTNWELEAGKARERVYGSSIPMDLPS; encoded by the exons ATGGAACACGAAGACTCCATAGGTATTCTTGAATCCCCTCTGATTCCAGTCTCTGGAAAGGTACCTGGAGAGGGTGTGAGTTTGAGTAAGGGAAGCTGCAACAAAGCTGAGATAACCTCAGAGCTAAAGAAGCAAATGAGGCTGGCTGGACCTCTAGTTGTGGTCAGTTTCTTGCAGTACAGTTTGCTGATGATATCGGTCATGTTTGTCGGCCATCTAGGGGAGCTCTCCCTTGCAAGTGCTTCAATGGCTACTTCATTTGCTGGGGTGACAGGGTTCAGTTTCATG CTTGGGATGGGAAGTGCACTGGAAACCTTCTGCGGGCAGGCCTATGGAGCAAGACAGTATCACATGCTTGGAGTTCACATGCAGAGAGCAATTCTTGTTCTTACACTTGTGAGCGTTCCCATATCCCTGATTTGGGCTTTCACAGGGCAAGTTTTCACCATTCTCAAGCAAGATACAGAAATTTCGATGCGTGCAGGTGTGTATGCTCGGTGGATGATTCCCAGcattcttccttatggccttCTGCAGTGCCAGCTGAGATTCTTGCAAACTCAGAATAATGTTCTTCCATTGATGATAAGTACAGGAATTACAAGTTTAGTTCATATCCTCGTTTGTTGGACACTGATTTTTCGACTTGGTTTTGGCAATCAAGGCGCTGCCCTGTCGAGTGCTATCTCTTATTGGATCAATGTGTTTATTTTGGCCATCTACATCAAGTTTTCTCCCACATGCAAGAAAACCTGGACAGGTTTCTCCAAGGATGGCAGGAGAAACCTTGTCAGTTTTCTCAAGCTAGGCATACCATCAGCTCTTATGGTCTG CCTCAACATAAGTTCAGTAGTCTACAGGATCCCCTTTGGCTTTGGCAGTGCAGTAAG CGTAAGAGTTTCAAACGAACTCGGCGCTGGCAAACCACGAGCTGCACGCCTTGCAGTGAAGATTGTGATGTTGTTGGCAGTAACAGAAGGTCTGTCACTAAGCATAATTGCAGTTGCATTGAGGGGAACCTTGGGTTATCTGTACACCAATGAAGAAGAAGTTGTGAGATATCTGGCATCCGTGATGCCGGTGCTAGCTCTATCCAACTTCATGGACGGAATCCAGGGTGTTCTGTCAG GTACTGCTAGAGGGTGTGGTTGGCAAAAGGTTGGAGCTTATGTAAATCTAGGATCTTATTATCTTCTGGGGCTTCCTTCAGCTATCATCTTGACTTTTGTCTTTCACTTTGGAGGAAAA ggACTTTGGATTGGAATTACATGTGGGAGTGGTTTGCAAGCATTTCTGCTTCTAGTCATTGCCATGCGCACCAACTGGGAGCTAGAA GCGGGGAAGGCCAGGGAGAGAGTTTATGGTTCTAGCATCCCCATGGATTTGCCATCATGA